The sequence AGCCGGAACCTTGGCATTATTAAGGAAGGGCTGGAGTTCAATCGTCAGGAGGCCGTTTCCGTGCTCCGCGAGAATGATGTTCTGGCTTATGAGAAGCTGCGCATAATCTCCATTCTGCTGCGCGGCGACCGAATTTCCCGGCAGCGCGTCGCCCTGCTGCATGGCTTCCTGCTGCGCAAGGACATGGACCTGGAGCTCGAGCAGCTCCTGCTGAAGGACTTCGAGCCGCTCCTTGCTGAATATATCGGCGAGATTGCCAAAGTCCGTCCTGACCTGATCAAGGACCGCACGCTGCGCTATGTGAAGACCTACGAGATACAGATTCTCCAGATGGACAAGGGCACGGCTATTCTCGCCGGTGTCGCCGGAGCAGCAGTACGAATGAAGCGATATGTCCTGCTTCATTCCGAGTTTATTGGCAGATACGCCCATGAGCTTCCCAAGGACCGCTTTCTACGTCTGTCCAAGCTGATAGCCGCCAATCCCCATGAGCCTTGGAACGGTCTTGACCTTACTGTAGCAGAGCTTCGCGAAACCCAGTACCGCTGGGACCCAGAATTTCAATAGAATGAATTAGGCAGCTAATAGAGCACACTGACGCAATGTAACGCACCATGACGCACGTTAAATCGCGATATCAGCGTCTTGAAGCCATTATGACAGAGTAAGCTGAAAATTAAGTTAAAACGATAGTTCAAGCTAACCAGCCATTCCAAGATTCGCCGAGTTGAGCTTTTGTAATCAATTATCCGGACACAGAATCCGCTATTTCCTTGAAATACGCTAGTTTCGTAAACTGGCGGACACAGAATCCGCTATTGTGCGAAAATCGAGGCAATTGGGACTCTAATTGCACAATTAACGGAACCGGTGTCCGCTCAAGCTTCCCATCGGTCATTCTGAACCAAATAAGGGATTCTCTGTCCGTCAAATCCACTTTTGGAACGGCACCCAACTGATATTCTCTTATATTTCGAAAAAGAGGCTACCCTATATGACGATCAAACAAATAATAACCCTGCGCAATATTATGATTATTCTGTGTATCTTTATGTTTGTACTGCTCGGAGAGAAGATATTTCTGATCGCTGACAAAATAAAAGCGGTGCAGGCAGGCGATCGCCTGTATGCTGCGGGTGACCTGATTGCCGCGGAGGATCAGTTTCGGCAGGCTGCAGCCAATCTGTCCATTCACTATAAAGAAGAGTCAATCGCCAGCCGACTTACGGAGTTGGCTCCCATAACAACGATCCGCAGCAGCTTGAGCACACTGGTGTTGTCAGCTCGCGCACAGGCAGCGACTAAGGATTTTGCCGGATTCATGAAGAGCTATGACTCCCTGCTCACCCTGAAGACTACATATATGAAGCCCGGAGGTCCCTATGAAGCCTATTATCGCCAGTTATCAGCAGCTTCAGGCATTTCGGATCAGTTCACAGCCTATTTCAAGCAATTCAAGCAGCAATTTCTCACTGAGCTTGCACAGAGTCAGTCCAGTGGTGACACGAATGAGGATAGTTTCAAATGGAATCTGCTGCTCATTCCCGATGCTTATTACGGAGCTGCCGACTCCAAAGCCGAACTGTTGGCCTCCAAATTTATGGCGCATGATACAGCTAAGCTAAAGACCTTAGCGGCGGCAGGCAGCTTCACCCCCATGCTGGATAGTGCCTTGACCCTGATAAACAATTACAACAGTCATAATTACAAGGCTCCATGGGTGAAGGAACAGACAGAAAGCAGCGGGGAAATTTTCTTGAACAAGGATGTGGATAGCGATTCTATCACAGCCTTTGCCGGACATGCTGTAGCCTATCGCAAGTTCGCCAGCTCAGCTGACTTCGCCTCATCTAAAGTGTTAACTTTAATAGATAAAAATACAGCCAAGTTGGTTAAAAGTGCCGGAAAGTTGGCTAAGGTAGGTCAATATGCAGCGTCCATCCAATTATATGGGGAGCTTGCTCCGCTGCAAGATACTGCGCAAGAAGTTGCAGCTACAAGGTTAGCCTGGAATATCGCTGAGCCCGTTCGCCTGCTTCCAGGTGGTGAGGAGCAAGGCAAATATACCAATATCATCTCCACCCGTGGACGATACGGAGCGAAGGTGGTTGTAGCCGGAACTGATAGCAGCGGACGCCTTTTTTATGCGGCGATGAATAAAGATAATAGCGTGGTTACCTTAACCGGAGATATTCTTCCTGAATTCGAGAACCTGCACAGTCTCATTTTTGATGATAGATTTATGTCCTCCTCCGAAGTGCCCGTTATTCTGGCTGTGGCCGAGCGGGCCGATGGACGGAATATTTTCACCGCTTACGAGTTGCAGTCGCAAGGTATTTCTGTGCTGTTCTCTCTTACAGGCGCAAGCTATGAGTTGCAGCCGGATGATTCCATTATTGTAACTAATGCGGACCTCGGAGACGGTGTTGATGACCAGACGGCCTTATACCGTAAATTGGACGGGGCTTACCAGTTTGTTGAAATCGTGCAGGAGTACCCAGTAATTACTACGTCCGATCTGGAGTATCATCCTTTTGAGAATGTATCTTTAAACTGCGAGATTGGTGTAGACCTTAACGGCAAATGGGTTGCCTACTCCGATGGAAGTTACCTTTCGCTTAAAGGTGATGTAGGCTCTGTAACCGGCTCCGCAGTGATCAGCGGGCAGTTCCAGAATGGCTACGAATTCATTATGACGGATATCGGGGAGCAATACGTGCCGGTGTTTGTGATGGATAAGGTGGGGAGTTTGAGTTTAATGGTACGTTAAAAAATATATAAGTTGAACTTGAGATTCTCCTGAATCGGCTTTAATCGTAACTGCGGTGAATGTTTGGACTTCCGGCCGCTGTTGTCGTAAGACTTTCTTGATTTATTCCGCTCTTAGCGGATGAAATCCGGAGACAGCTTATGCTTACGATGCGAGCTTTCCTACGGAAAGCTTTCGGGCGGTCGCTATCGCTCCTACAGTTCCAAAATTCCCCTCCGTTACTTTTGCCTTTTCTTTAGTTTTTAAGTCAACCTTCCATCACTTTAAAATAACGATAGATCTTGTTCAGCTTCTGCTTCTGCTTGCCCTTGGGACTTTCCATGCTGCCAAACTCGAAGAACTTCACTTTTCGGATGCCTACAAAATTGAACAACGCCTTTCGCATCAATGCTTTATGAGCGTTATTGAGCATCAGCAGCGGGTAATGGGCCGGTCCCTTCATACTGGAAATACACACTACTGACTTTCCTTTGAGCAGTCCCTCCGGCATAAGCTTGCCCACTTCCTTATACGCAAATCCCGCTGCAAACATCTGGTCTATATATCCCATCAGCATAGCCGGTGGACGCCCCCACCAAATTGGATACACCAGCACAATTTTGTCCGCCCACATAAGCTGTTCTCTGTAAGCGGCAAAATCCGGATCCGTATACATATCTCTGCGGCGTTTATTCTCATTAAAGACTAGAACCGGGTTAAACCCTTCCTCATACAAATCCAATACTTTTACCTTTTCAATAGAAGAGTTCTCTTCACTACCCCGGATGACTTCCTCTAAAAAAGCATAACTTAAGCTGCGATGATTCGGATGAGTATAAATAATGAGCATATTCATAGTAAAGCTCCTTTACTTATCATTTGATAAGTAAAAGGTAACACATTTTGAATTTAGTTGTCAAATGATAATTATATTATGATAATTGTTTAATGATAACAATTCTGCTATCGTGTCAGATAGAGGTGATCTTGTGGATCAGAACATGTTGTTCCAAAAATTCGTGGCCTTTACAGCTGCCGTTCATCAAATAACATACGACATGACCAAAGGTGTGAAATCGGAAATGATTACACCTGTTCAGTATAAGATTGTGGAGTATCTTGCCGTCAGTCAGCCGGTTACGCTTAGTGAGATCAGTGAATGTTTGCATATGTCGATGCCGAACACGAGCCGGGAACTGAAGAAATTAACGGAAAAGCAATTATGCGAAAAGGTGGCCGACGACGAAGACCGGCGCAAGCAATATATTCGTCTCTCTCCAAAAGGAAAAGCGATGATGCACGAGGCGTTCGGACAGATTGAATCTCGATTTGTGGAACGCATCCAGCAGTTGTCCGCCGAAGAGCTTAAAGATATCGAAGCTGCGCTTGATCTGCTGCATAACAAAGTATTTTATTAATCGATTATTTAGGCAAAAGAAAAGGTGGTTATACTCATGTCCAACCGTAAAGAGAGCATTTATAAACGCTACATTCCGGCGATAATCGCCAACCCGGACTTTGTAGACCCCACTTACTGGTTCATCTTCAGCTCCGGCAAGCTGCTGGTACAGGACGTATCCGGCAGGCTCGTTATTCCGTTAGTTCAGGGTATTGAATCCCTGCCGCTTGCTCCCATCCGAACATTATATCTCGGAACTCTGGAAGGTATTCCTTGTTATGCTGTGGAGGTGTCCGCAGAATCCCCCGAGCCTGAGGGTCTGACCTTCCGCCCGCTTCGTTCATTGTATGAGCTTATGGATGAGGACCTGTTTCACTTGGCAGGCAAGGCAGTGCAGACGATTGCGTGGGACGAGACACATCAATATTGCGGCCGCTGCGGTACGCTCACGGACCTGTCGCAAAGTGAGCGCTCCCGAGTGTGCCCGCAATGTGGTCTGATCAGCTATCCCCGGCTGGCTCCCGCGGTAATTACCGCCATCATGAAGGACAAGCAAATCTTGCTGGCCCATTCCGAGCATTTTCAGAATAATATGTACGGACTGATTGCTGGTTTCGTCGAGCCTGGAGAAACGCTGGAAGACTGTGTAGAGCGGGAAATCATGGAAGAGGTTGGCCTCAAGGTTAAGAACATCACGTATTTTGACAGCCAGCAATGGCCCTTCCCTCATTCATTGATGATCGGCTTCCTGGCAGAGTACGAGAGTGGTGAAATCACGGTAGACGGCGAAGAGATTGTCCATGCGGACTGGTTCGATCTGGACAACCTACCCGTTATCCCTCCGAACGTCAGCATCGCGCGCAAGATGATTGATTGGCTTGTGGAAAGAGATACATGAGGAAGCCGTTCCTACCCAGAACTAAATCAGCAGAAAAAATGGCAAGTCTCCGTTTGATTGGAGGCTTGCCATTTGGCTTTTACTTCATATTGTTACTTCATATTAGCTTTTACTTCATAGATTCTAGAAGTACATTAAGCTCTGGGTTTGTTTGAAGCACGCGCAACACAATGGTTAATGCCTCCGCACGAGAAGCTTGCTTATCCGGGAGAAATGCTCCCTTTCCCTCACCGCGAATAATGCCGGCTGCGGCTGCTTTCTCAATCTGAGCCTTATTCCATGTATTATCAATATCTGAGAAATTAGATAATGATGTAGTGGTAACCACATTGTTCAGGTCAATAATTTTGGATATTATGGAGATGATCTCAGAGCGGCTGATTGCAAAGTTTGGCTTGAATGTACCGTTCGAGTAGCCTGACACAATCCCCTTCTCTTGTAAGGTAGTGATGGAAGATTCCGCCCAATGACCGGAAACATCACTTAATGTACTTCCAGTAACAGTAGTGGAAAGATCAAATAGCTTAACAATAATCGTAGAGAACTCAGCCCGTGTAATACTTGCATTAGGGTGGAAGCTGCCATCTGAATAACCATTAACAACTCCTAATTTAATGAAAAGATCAATACTAGCAGCCGCCCAATGAGAGGTTGTATCCGTGAATACGGACGGAGTCGGATTAGCGCCAGCTTCCGCTATCTTTTGCTTAATGCTGGATATAACTTGCTCAATGTTAACCACTTGATCGTTAAATTTCACTACAGGCTGTGCCGATGGTGTCGGCGTTGGTGTTGATGATGGTATCGGCGTTGGTGTTGGTGTCGGCGTTGATATCGGTGTTGGTGTTGGTGTCGGCGTTGATATCGGTGTCGGCGTTGGTGTCGGTGTCGACCCGCCTGTATTCACCGCTGTAATCTCAACGGCTGTCGATCCAAACACAGCAGAACCATCCGTTGCCGTAGCTTTGACCGTAACCGTACCTACTGTTATACCCGTTAATAAACCATTCACATCGATAGAGGCTGTGCCTGTTCCACTATAAACAGACCATTCTACCGTTGGGTTGGTTGCTTTTGCAGGTGTAACGGTAGTAGCCAATTGAATCGATTGTCCCACTTGAACGGATGGATCTCCGGTTACCGTTATCGAATGGACCAGAATGGTAACTGGAGGTGGCGTTAGTGCTGTTACCGTTATTTGAATGCTGCCAACAATTCCACTTCCATCCGTAGCGGCAGCTTGTACCGTCACTGTCCCTGGGTCCCCTGCGGTAAGTTCGCCGCTTGTCCCATCGATGG comes from Paenibacillus sp. 19GGS1-52 and encodes:
- a CDS encoding NAD(P)H-dependent oxidoreductase, which gives rise to MNMLIIYTHPNHRSLSYAFLEEVIRGSEENSSIEKVKVLDLYEEGFNPVLVFNENKRRRDMYTDPDFAAYREQLMWADKIVLVYPIWWGRPPAMLMGYIDQMFAAGFAYKEVGKLMPEGLLKGKSVVCISSMKGPAHYPLLMLNNAHKALMRKALFNFVGIRKVKFFEFGSMESPKGKQKQKLNKIYRYFKVMEG
- a CDS encoding MarR family transcriptional regulator, encoding MDQNMLFQKFVAFTAAVHQITYDMTKGVKSEMITPVQYKIVEYLAVSQPVTLSEISECLHMSMPNTSRELKKLTEKQLCEKVADDEDRRKQYIRLSPKGKAMMHEAFGQIESRFVERIQQLSAEELKDIEAALDLLHNKVFY
- the nudC gene encoding NAD(+) diphosphatase encodes the protein MSNRKESIYKRYIPAIIANPDFVDPTYWFIFSSGKLLVQDVSGRLVIPLVQGIESLPLAPIRTLYLGTLEGIPCYAVEVSAESPEPEGLTFRPLRSLYELMDEDLFHLAGKAVQTIAWDETHQYCGRCGTLTDLSQSERSRVCPQCGLISYPRLAPAVITAIMKDKQILLAHSEHFQNNMYGLIAGFVEPGETLEDCVEREIMEEVGLKVKNITYFDSQQWPFPHSLMIGFLAEYESGEITVDGEEIVHADWFDLDNLPVIPPNVSIARKMIDWLVERDT